From the Verrucomicrobiia bacterium genome, the window CATCGAACTGTTCCCAAGCGGCGGCGGCGGTTATCTCGTCGCCAGCAAGTTGCTTTCCCCGGCTGTCGGCATGGTGTCCGGCTGCGCGTTGCTGATTGATTACGTGCTGACTATCACGATCTCGATTGCGAGTGGCGCGGACGCGCTATTCAGCTTTCTGCCCACAGCGTGGCAGCCCTTCAAACTGGGTTTTGCGGTTGTCGGCGTATTGGTGTTGACCTTGTTGAACCTGCGCGGCGTCAAGGAGTCGGTCATGGTGCTAGTGCCGATGTTCTTGATCTTCGTGATCACGCACGCGTTCGTAATCCTCTACGCGTTGGCGTTGCATGCCGCGGATTTTCCCGCATTGATGCATACGACCGCCGACAGTGTCCGTGCCTCCCGCGGCGAACTCGGCCTGTTGGGCACTCTCTTATTGATGCTCCGCGCCTACAGCCTTGGCGCCGGCACGTACACCGGCATCGAGGCGGTTAGCAACGGCCTGCCCATTCTGCGCGAGCCAAGAGTGCAAACGGGCAAGCGCACGATGAATTACATGGCGATCTCGCTCGCGTTCACGGCGACGGGATTGATGATCGCCTACCTGCTCCTCCACGTGGAACATCAACCCGGCAAGACGCTGAATGCAGTCCTTTTCGAAACACTCACCCGAGGATGGGGCAGGGCCGGCGTGGTCTTCGTTTTGGTCGCCCTGGTGTCGGAAGCCGTGCTGCTACTGGTGGCGGCGCAGGCGGGTTTTCTCGGAGGCCCGCGCGCCTTGGCGAACATGGCGCTGGATCGTTGGATGCCCACGAAGTTCGCGACGCTCAGCGACCGGCTTGTCACGCAGAATGGCGTCCTGCTCATGGGTGGCGCGGCCTTGGCGATGATGCTCCTGACGGCCGGCTCGGTCAGGATCCTCGTGGTGCTCTACAGCATTAATGTCTTTATCACCTTCTCCCTTTCCCAACTCGGCATGGTGCGGCATGCCTGGCAGGAGCGCGCGTTGACCCGGCCATGGAAGTGGAAGCTCCTCGTCAATGGTGTCGCCCTCGCGCTCACGTCGGCCATCCTCGTATTGATGACCATCCTGAAATTCCGGGATGGCGGCTGGATCACGCTCGTGCTGACGGGGGGTTTGGTCGCGTCGGCCCTTGTCATTCGCCGCCATTACGACTACACCCGCACGTTTCTCAAACGGCTGGACAGCCTGCTGGAAGCGGTAGACATGGGTGCGGGCGACGAAACGGTGACAGTCCCCCCGTGTGACCCGAACGCCCAGACCGCCGTGATTCTGGTCAGCGGCTTCAACAGTCTCGGTCTGCACACCCTGCTCGGCGTGTCGCGCGTGTTTCGCGGCCATTTCAAGAACTTTGTTTTCGTGCAGGTCGGCGTTTTGGATGCGGGTAACTTCAAAGGCTCGGCTGAAGTCGAGAGCTTGCGTAATAATTGCCTGGAGCAGCTAGATCATTATGTCGAGTACATGACGGATCACGGCAATTACGCCGAATGTTACTACTCCATCGGGACGGACATCGTGGCGGAATTGGATCAGATGGCCCCGTTCATTACGGAGAAATTCCCGAATGCGGTCTTTTTCGGAGGCCAACTGGTGTTCCCGAAAGACACGCTGGCCACGCGCTGGCTGCACAATTACACCGTCCTGGCCGTGCAGCGTCGTTTTTACCGGCGAGGCATCCCGTTTCTCTTGCTGCCGATTCGGATCTGATCGCGTGGCGATTTAATCGCCGACTGCCTTGTTAAACTTGATCGCGTACTGGAGAAGTTCATTCGCCGTTGCGAGGCCCAGCTTTTCCTTGAGGCGTGTGCTGTAGCTTTCCACAGTGTTAACGCTCAAACTTAGTTTCTCCGCAATCTGCGGGTTGGAAAAACCATCACCGATCAGCCGCAGGACTTTCAGTTGCCGCTCGGTCAGGCTGTCCAGCAGCAGTCGCGGCGCGTTGGGCGGACGGGAAGCCATCTCGCGAATCATTTTGCTTGCGTGCGCTTCGCTAATGTAAATCTGCCCGGCGATCACGGCGCGAATCGCCTCCTTGATCTTGTGGCTGGCCTCCTGTTTCGTGATGTAACCCTTGGCGCCCGCGCGCAATGCGCGTTCGGCGTACAAAGATTCGCGATGCATGGATAGCACCAGGATCGGCAGGTCCTTGAAACGCTCGCCGAGTTCACAGATCAATTCAGTGCCCCGACTATCGTCCATGGTGAGATCGACAATGGCCATGTCCGGCTTCAAAACGGGGATCTTGGCAAGAGTCTGGGCCGCATCGCTGGTCTCACCGCAGACCATGAGGTCAGGTTCGCGGTTGATCATTTGCGAAAGCCAATCCCGAACCATGGGATGATCGTCCGCAATGAGAATTCGAGTCTTGGCGGTGCTCATGGTTCGACGGTTTTTGCGACGGGGCTTTTGGGCAGGGCGCAGGTAACGATCGTCCCGCCCTTGGCGCCCGCACTCACATCAAACGAAGCTCCCAGCATTCGAGCGCGGTACCGCATGGTATGCATTCCCATCCCGCCACGTCGGGTCGGGGGTTTGGAAATCCCAATGCCGTTGTCCTGTACGGTCAGGATGACCCGCTCCGGCAGGTTCGTCAAACCGATTTCAATGGATGTCGCTCGGCCGTGACGAATGGCGTTATTTACAGCTTCCTGGGCGATGCGATAAAGGTGGATGGCCGTGGCCGTGTCATCAATGAGGACCAACGAATCGGACCGAAAAGAACATTGAATGCGATGCATGGATTGAATGGAGGTCGTCAATTCCTCCAGCGCCGACATAAATCCATTCGCGTCGACTTTCACCGGGTCGAGGCCTTCCGCCACATCACGGGCCTGGCTGATGGCGCGGTCGATAAACTCGGCGATCTGCCTTACCTGCGCGGCTTCCGGCAGGGATTTCTTGTCCAGCTCCTCCTCCACAATCTTGCAGGCAAACATCGTGGCGCTAAGATGCTGGCACAATCCATCGTGCAGATCCCGTCCGATCCGCCGCTGTTCCTGGTCGCCCACTTCGAGGATTTGCCGTTCCAAAAGTTTACGGTCCGTGATGTCTTCCGCGATACCGCCGATCCGATAAAGCACTCCCGCTTTGTCGTAAATGGGAAAAGCCTGGTCATGGATCCAGCGAACGGTTTGGTCGGGTCGGATGATTCGGTATTCCTCGTCATACCTTCCGCCATGGAGTTGACTGGTCATGGCGGCTTGCATGACCCGCTCCCGATCTTCCGGGTGGACGGCTTCCAGACGGGAATCAGGCGCGGTGTAGAGGCTTTCACAGGTTCGCCCCCAAATGCTCGCGTAGCCCGGGCTGACGTAGATGACCCGTGACCGTTCCACGTCGGTCATCCAGAAGACCTCATGGATGCCCTCCGCCAGTTGGCGGAATTGCTGTTCGCTGGCCTGCAACTCGGCTGTCCGCCGTTCGACGCGCTCTTCCAGTTCGGCATTCAATGTCTTTACCGCCGACGCTAGAAAGACCACCGCGAGAAATGCCACCAATCCATTGAATGCATTCCAATAGGGGGCCAGCGGGTTCCATCCTTGTCGTAGCTGCGTGAGATTGACGATGAGCCAGGCGAAGGCGCAGACGAACGAGATAAAAATACCCTGTCGGCGTCCGACAAACCACGTGAAGAGCAGGACCGGGAAGAGATACGAGATCGTGAAGGTCATCTCCGTCGGTGTGGAGTGATCGAGTACGGCAATCACCGAAACCAAAATGACCCCGGCGACCGTCAGCGAGGTTTTCGACCTCTGTCCCAGCCAATCAACGATTCTTTGCACCATATTCGCTGCTTCCCAGGTCCAACTTTACTGGATCGCGGGTCAATCCCCGACAATTTTATTGAACTGGATGGCGTATTGTAAAAGCTCGTTAGCAGTGGGGATTTCCAGCTTTTTCTTCGTCCGAGCGATGTAGCCCTCCACGGTCTTGGCGCTCAATCCCAATTGCTCGGCGATTCGATGGATGGAAAGGCCTGCGCCAATGAGCCGCAGAAGCTCCAATTGCCGTTCGCTCAGGATATCGATGGGACGGGGAAGCGTTTTGGGTGAACGACGGCGCAGTTTTTGGCTGATGTAAATCTGTCCGGCCAGCACCACCCGGATCGCGTGCTTGATCCGGGCGCCCACCTCCTGCTTCATGATGTAGCCCCTGGCGCCGGCGCGGATCGCGCGTTCAGCGTAGAGCTCTTCATTGCGAACGGAAAACACCAGCACCAACAACTCCTTGAATTGCGTCCGGATACTCTGCACCAGGTCGAGTCCGTGCGTGTCTTTCATCGTCAGGTCGACGATGGCCATGTCCGGCTTCAATTCCGCAATCGCCGTCAAGGTTTGTCCGGCATCGGCCGCTTCCCCACACACCGTCAGGTCCGGCTCGCGATTGATCAATTGCGCGAGCCAATCGCGCACCAGCGGATGGTCGTCCGCGATGAAAATCCGCGTTTTCGTTGTGACCGAAACCGAACTCATGACTCGCCAAATAAGTCGTATCCATCGCGAACACGCAATCCATTTTTTATAAAAAGATCGAAAAGGGAATTCCCTCTCGAAACTCGAGGGCATTTTCCGCCATGGCGCACTAAGCATTCTTGCTGGCGCGTTTTTATTTTCAAATGCGCACCGGCAGACACGATGGACAATTTCCTTCGCGCTACCGCCTCATTCTTGCTCCGTGGAATTGCGGAAGAATCTAATCACAAGCGTGTTGCGCCAGCAGGTGCGCGGCATGGCATCGCTCCTGCAAACGAGATCGCCACGCGAGCCGGAAAATTTCGCTGAGTCGAATGCGACTGGCCAGCAGACGTACGGAAGTGCCCGCTATCGGGAACCGAAACTTCGGAGAAATAGGAGAGCAAGAAGATTATGATTAAAAAGTTCACTACCAAAATGCGGGATCCAAAGGAGCGTAAGTTCTTCTACACGCTATTCGGGGGAAAATTGATGGGAGCGGGATTGTGTCTTCTATTGATGTGGGCGGCGTTCGCCTACTTTGAGGGTTCGGCTACCAGGGCTCACGCGGACGACACGGCGGTAAAGACGGAAGCTTCGCCCGCCGCCCCGGCGGCGCCAGCAACTCCCGCCCCAGCCGTGGCAGACGCTTTGCCGCCCTACGTGAATCCAATCAACACCGCCTGGGTTCTGCTCGGCGGGTTCCTCGTGTTCGGCATGCAGGCGGGCTTCACCATGTTGGAAGCTGGCTTCTGTCGGGAGCGTGAAACCGTCAACGTGCTGGTGGAATGTATGTTCGACACCTGCGTCTGCGGAATTCTGCACTGGGCATTTGGCTTTGCGATCATGTTCGGCGGCGGCAACGCCTTGTTTGGCTGGCATCTGCCGGGAGATCCGACCAAGAGTCTGATTTTTATGAAAGACGTCAGTCTATTGGCGACGTACGGTTCCACGGGTATCCCCATCCTTGCGCACTTTCTCTTCCAGTTCGCCTTCGCGGACTGCGCTTCGACGATCTGCTCGGGCGCGATGGTCGGACGGACCCGGTTCTGGGGCGATATCCTTTATTCCATCGGCGTATCGGGCCTTATCTATCCGGTCTTTGGCCACTGGTGCTGGGGTCCCGATGGTTTTCTTGCCACGATGGGCTCGACAGGCGGTTTTTTGGCGGGTCTCGGAATGAACTTTCATGATTTCGCCGGTTCAACCGTTGTGCACTCGATTGGCGGATGGGTTGCGATCGCCGGTGCCCTCGTGCTGGGGCCGAGGTTGGGTCGAAGGTTCAAACGTGACGGCGGCGAGCCGATGCTTCCGCATAATATCGTCATCGCCGTCATCGGCGCCCTGATCCTCTGGTTCGGCTGGTACGGCTTCAACCCCTGTTCGACACTCTCGATCATGGACAACGTCGGCGTCGCCCGCGTGGCGGCCAATACCACGCTCGCCGCCTGCGGCGGTGGTATCGCCGCAGTTCTTTGGGTCTACTTCAGGACCAGGAAATGGGATGTGATTTCTATCGTCAACGGCTCCCTCGCCGGCCTCGTGGCGATTACCTGCCCCTGCTATTGGGTCAGCAACGCTGGCTCCATCGTCATTGGTTTGGTGGCGGGCGTGTTGGTCGTACTGGCGACGGATTTGCTCGAGCATCTCCGGATCGACGATCCGGTGGGCGCCTGGCCCGTTCACGGCGTGTGCGGTATTTGGGGCACTCTGTGCTTGGGCTTGTTCGCCAGCGGCGAGTACTCCGCGGCCGGTTCAAGCCCTACCGGGGTGCCTTCGATCGTTCCCGGGTCGGCCGATGCTCTCACTGGCCTGTTCTACGGCGGCGGCATGAAAGTCCTCATGGCGCAGTGCATCGGCAGCCTGGTTGTCTGCACCGCGACGTTCGTCACTGCCATGGTGATGTTTAAAGCGCTCGATGCCGTGAGCTTGCTCCGCGTCTCCAAAGAGGGCGAACTCGCTGGGTTTGACCTCGACCAGCACGGGAGCGAAGCTTATCCCAAGTCTGCCGGCGCACACTGGAGCGAAGGTAAGGCATCGAGTTAAGACCGAGGGCCTGTAAGGAGAACATATGAATAAAATTGAAGCGATTATCAAGCCGTTCAAGCTCGATGAAGTTAAAGAGGCCCTGTCCGAAATCGGTATCCAGGGCATGACCGTGAGCGAAGTCAAAGGGTTCGGTCGTCAAAAGGGCCAAACCGAAGTCTTCCGCGGTAGCGAGTACACGGTGGACTTTGTCCCAAAAATGAAACTGGAAATTGTGGTCGCGGATGACATGGTGGATCGTGTTGTCAAAACGATCCAGGAAACCGCCAAGACCGGCAAGATCGGCGATGGCAAAATCTTCGTGTGGCCGATTAAGCGGGCCGTGCGGATTCGTACGGCTGAAGTTGACGAAGCCGCTGTCTAGGAGCCGCCAGGATCTCACACCTGGTCGCTCTCCGGTGGAGGATGCGTGGGGAAGTTGGCGCCTCGCGCATCCCTCCCCAATAGGGGAGGGAAACAGTATGAATACATTATCAAATTTATCCCTTACGCGATTCCGTTTCTTTTGCGGCTGCGGCTGAAGTATCTTCAACGGTGATGCGCGGAAAAGCCGTCACCTTGGCCGTCTTTTTTGGAACGCTCGACATTGCCAGTGTCGCCACTGGGGCTGAGATTACTGCCCCGCGCGAACCGCATGTGCTGATGGTCGCCCCGTTTGTGATTCTTTTGCTGGCGATCGCACTGTTGCCCTTCGTCCTCAAGCACCATTGGGAAAACCACTATCCAAAGGTCGCCATTGGTCTGGGGCTGATAACCACGGTCTATTATGTCGTGGTCCTGCACAACACGCCACGGATGCTCCTGGGCCTGATCGACTATGTCGGCTTCATAGCGCTGATCGGATCATTGTATGTCATCGCCGGCGGCATTCATATCGATATGACCGGCCGCTCGACGCCCACGGTCAACACGGGCCTGCTGGCGCTCGGCGTGATCCTCGCGAATCTCCTCGGCACCACGGGCGCATCGATGTTGTTGATTCGGCCCTTTCTGCGAATCAACAAGCCACGCATCGCGCCCTATCACGTTGTGTTCTTCATCTTCCTCGTCAGCAATATCGGCGGGGCGCTGACACCCATCGGCGATCCGCCATTGTTCCTGGGCTATTTGAAAGGGGTGCCGTTTTTCTGGCTGATGCAAAGGTCGCAGGTCCTCTTGGCATGGTTACTCTGTGTAGGCGTGTTGCTGGCGCTTTTTTTTGTCATCGACTCGGCCAATTTCCGCAAGCACAAGCCCGCCGTTGCCAAACAGGCCCGGGACCGCGTCGAACTGGAAGGCTCACACAACTTCCTCTGGCTGTTCGTCATCATCGTGCTGGTCCTTGCGCAAAAGGGGGAATGGGTGAAAGATCTGGAGCATTGGTCCGTCCTGGCTTCGCTCGGGGACGGCTTGGGCTGGAGCGCGGTCAGGACGGCGGAAAGTTTCACGACGTTGTTCATGGCCCTGTTGATGATTGGGACAGCGGGGTTGTCGCACAAATTCGCCAACCACGATGCTTTAAAGAAGAACCAGTTCGACTTCGAACCGTTGCGCGAAGTCGGGCTCCTGTTCGTGGGCATCTTTGCCACCATGGTGCCAGCCCTGGATTTGTTGGAGAAGCACGCCGCCGGCCTCGGCCTTGCCACCGTGCGGCAATTTTTTTGGGGAAGCGGGCTGCTTTCTTCCATGCTGGATAATGCGCCGGCGTATCTCAGTTTCCTGGCCGCCGCGTTTGGCCTGCGGCATCTGTCCTTGGAAAACCCGGCGCACGTCCAGGCTTTCTTGCTCGACCTGAACGCCTCGAAGTATGTCGTCGCTGTGTCGCTGGGGTCGGTTTTTTTCGGCGCCGTGACCTACATCGGCAATGGGCCGAATTTCATGGTCAAGAGCATCGCAGAATCGGCTGGGGTGAAATGTCCCGGCTTTTTTGGTTACGTCGTCAAGTACGCGTTGCCCATTCTCATCCCACTCTTCGCGCTTGTATCGTGGCTGCTTCTGGCCTGATGGAAATGACAGGGAGCACCCCGTCCTAGATGGGGGGTAATGTCCCGTTTTGACCACAGTGGATAACAACCTTCTGCGGACGGGTAATATCTCCTCAGGCGCTGTTTGCGAAACCCGTTGACTGTTAATGGTTTTTTAATGGGCGTTCTATTGCTGGCACGCCTGACGCTAAAGGCAGGGCGCAGGCGAGAGTGTGGATTCGCTCCGACAATGATTACGAAAGTCGAAGTAACAGATGGCGGCGACGCGTAACGGTCGGCGAATTAAGGAAAAATAAAAACCTGTAGAGCGAAGGAGACCAATAATGGCAACGGTACCAACACCAGGCGGGGGAGAAAAGAAACCCCAGACGACAGGAACGCTCGGGCTGACGGGCCTGACGTCGAATGCGATGGCGCTGATCGCGCCGGGCGCGTTCTTATGGTTGACCTATCAGATTCAGGCCCTGTATGGAGCGCCGATGGCAGGCGCCGCGATGTGGTTCGGCATCGTGGCAGCGTTGCTATTGTGCTTCGCGACGGCGATCAGCTATGCCGAATTGTCAAAACTGTACCCCGGCGCCGGCTCATCGTATCTCTACGCGGAGCAGGCGTTCCTGTCCAAGACGCACGCGTACAAGTTCGCTCGTCTGGCCAAGTTTCTAACAGGGTGGGCCAGTCATCTGTACTACTGGGTCTACCCGGGATGCATGGTCGGGGTAACCGCGATCTTAAGCGGGTACCTGCTTAACCAGTTTTTCCCGGATACGTTTAGCGGCTCGTACAATAGTCCACTGTTCATGATCCTCTTCTGCGTCGTGTTTGCGTTCGGCGTGGCCTACATCGCGTTTCGCGGCGTTGGCGGCACGACGGGTGTGAACGCGATCATCAACGTCATCCAGATCACCGCGTTGCTTGTGTTTAGTGTGATCGCCATT encodes:
- a CDS encoding APC family permease, whose protein sequence is MTDRPSVSEPLGKRVRSLVLGPALSPHDQAIFHKLSLIAFFAWVGLGADGLSSCCYGPEEAFLALGSHPYLSIFVALASAVTVFVISASYTQIIELFPSGGGGYLVASKLLSPAVGMVSGCALLIDYVLTITISIASGADALFSFLPTAWQPFKLGFAVVGVLVLTLLNLRGVKESVMVLVPMFLIFVITHAFVILYALALHAADFPALMHTTADSVRASRGELGLLGTLLLMLRAYSLGAGTYTGIEAVSNGLPILREPRVQTGKRTMNYMAISLAFTATGLMIAYLLLHVEHQPGKTLNAVLFETLTRGWGRAGVVFVLVALVSEAVLLLVAAQAGFLGGPRALANMALDRWMPTKFATLSDRLVTQNGVLLMGGAALAMMLLTAGSVRILVVLYSINVFITFSLSQLGMVRHAWQERALTRPWKWKLLVNGVALALTSAILVLMTILKFRDGGWITLVLTGGLVASALVIRRHYDYTRTFLKRLDSLLEAVDMGAGDETVTVPPCDPNAQTAVILVSGFNSLGLHTLLGVSRVFRGHFKNFVFVQVGVLDAGNFKGSAEVESLRNNCLEQLDHYVEYMTDHGNYAECYYSIGTDIVAELDQMAPFITEKFPNAVFFGGQLVFPKDTLATRWLHNYTVLAVQRRFYRRGIPFLLLPIRI
- a CDS encoding P-II family nitrogen regulator, whose amino-acid sequence is MNKIEAIIKPFKLDEVKEALSEIGIQGMTVSEVKGFGRQKGQTEVFRGSEYTVDFVPKMKLEIVVADDMVDRVVKTIQETAKTGKIGDGKIFVWPIKRAVRIRTAEVDEAAV
- a CDS encoding PAS domain-containing protein, with protein sequence MVQRIVDWLGQRSKTSLTVAGVILVSVIAVLDHSTPTEMTFTISYLFPVLLFTWFVGRRQGIFISFVCAFAWLIVNLTQLRQGWNPLAPYWNAFNGLVAFLAVVFLASAVKTLNAELEERVERRTAELQASEQQFRQLAEGIHEVFWMTDVERSRVIYVSPGYASIWGRTCESLYTAPDSRLEAVHPEDRERVMQAAMTSQLHGGRYDEEYRIIRPDQTVRWIHDQAFPIYDKAGVLYRIGGIAEDITDRKLLERQILEVGDQEQRRIGRDLHDGLCQHLSATMFACKIVEEELDKKSLPEAAQVRQIAEFIDRAISQARDVAEGLDPVKVDANGFMSALEELTTSIQSMHRIQCSFRSDSLVLIDDTATAIHLYRIAQEAVNNAIRHGRATSIEIGLTNLPERVILTVQDNGIGISKPPTRRGGMGMHTMRYRARMLGASFDVSAGAKGGTIVTCALPKSPVAKTVEP
- a CDS encoding response regulator transcription factor; amino-acid sequence: MSTAKTRILIADDHPMVRDWLSQMINREPDLMVCGETSDAAQTLAKIPVLKPDMAIVDLTMDDSRGTELICELGERFKDLPILVLSMHRESLYAERALRAGAKGYITKQEASHKIKEAIRAVIAGQIYISEAHASKMIREMASRPPNAPRLLLDSLTERQLKVLRLIGDGFSNPQIAEKLSLSVNTVESYSTRLKEKLGLATANELLQYAIKFNKAVGD
- a CDS encoding sodium:proton antiporter, whose translation is MRGKAVTLAVFFGTLDIASVATGAEITAPREPHVLMVAPFVILLLAIALLPFVLKHHWENHYPKVAIGLGLITTVYYVVVLHNTPRMLLGLIDYVGFIALIGSLYVIAGGIHIDMTGRSTPTVNTGLLALGVILANLLGTTGASMLLIRPFLRINKPRIAPYHVVFFIFLVSNIGGALTPIGDPPLFLGYLKGVPFFWLMQRSQVLLAWLLCVGVLLALFFVIDSANFRKHKPAVAKQARDRVELEGSHNFLWLFVIIVLVLAQKGEWVKDLEHWSVLASLGDGLGWSAVRTAESFTTLFMALLMIGTAGLSHKFANHDALKKNQFDFEPLREVGLLFVGIFATMVPALDLLEKHAAGLGLATVRQFFWGSGLLSSMLDNAPAYLSFLAAAFGLRHLSLENPAHVQAFLLDLNASKYVVAVSLGSVFFGAVTYIGNGPNFMVKSIAESAGVKCPGFFGYVVKYALPILIPLFALVSWLLLA
- a CDS encoding ammonium transporter; the encoded protein is MIKKFTTKMRDPKERKFFYTLFGGKLMGAGLCLLLMWAAFAYFEGSATRAHADDTAVKTEASPAAPAAPATPAPAVADALPPYVNPINTAWVLLGGFLVFGMQAGFTMLEAGFCRERETVNVLVECMFDTCVCGILHWAFGFAIMFGGGNALFGWHLPGDPTKSLIFMKDVSLLATYGSTGIPILAHFLFQFAFADCASTICSGAMVGRTRFWGDILYSIGVSGLIYPVFGHWCWGPDGFLATMGSTGGFLAGLGMNFHDFAGSTVVHSIGGWVAIAGALVLGPRLGRRFKRDGGEPMLPHNIVIAVIGALILWFGWYGFNPCSTLSIMDNVGVARVAANTTLAACGGGIAAVLWVYFRTRKWDVISIVNGSLAGLVAITCPCYWVSNAGSIVIGLVAGVLVVLATDLLEHLRIDDPVGAWPVHGVCGIWGTLCLGLFASGEYSAAGSSPTGVPSIVPGSADALTGLFYGGGMKVLMAQCIGSLVVCTATFVTAMVMFKALDAVSLLRVSKEGELAGFDLDQHGSEAYPKSAGAHWSEGKASS
- a CDS encoding response regulator transcription factor, which produces MSSVSVTTKTRIFIADDHPLVRDWLAQLINREPDLTVCGEAADAGQTLTAIAELKPDMAIVDLTMKDTHGLDLVQSIRTQFKELLVLVFSVRNEELYAERAIRAGARGYIMKQEVGARIKHAIRVVLAGQIYISQKLRRRSPKTLPRPIDILSERQLELLRLIGAGLSIHRIAEQLGLSAKTVEGYIARTKKKLEIPTANELLQYAIQFNKIVGD